CGGCAGCGGGAAAGAATGCTCATACTCAAAATAACCCGGCGGCGGGTCTGCAGGTGCAAGCCCGATGGTGAAAAACCCAACCCAGAAAAGAAGAAGCCCGATCCCGGTCAGGATAGCCAGAACGGAAATCCAACTATTTTTGCCATTGCTCATCTTATTTGTCTCCTTCCACGATATTATGTTTTTTCTGGTAAGCAACCTTGTTCTTCTCCGCGCTTTTTTCAAGGATAGGCCATAGCTTGATGACTGTCTTCGGTGCATTCATCAATATTTTCGACATGATTCCCGAGGAATAAGGCACATATTGCTCGAGTTTCCGTGCCGTGATCGCCCGCAGCACCGCACGGGCAATATCTTCCGGTTTCTGCGGGGTGCTCAGGAAGGTGAGCGGCGAACCGCCATGGGCCGCTTCATAGCGCAACATCGGCGTATCTGTGGAATCGGGGAAAATGGTCGATACGGCAATGTTATGCTCCTCCAGTTCGAGCGCCAGGGTAAGATTGAGCCCGCGCAATGCAAATTTGGTGGCACAATATATGGAACTGAATGTCTCCGGAACGATCCCCGCCATCGA
This Bacillota bacterium DNA region includes the following protein-coding sequences:
- a CDS encoding SDR family oxidoreductase — encoded protein: MMKNNKLQGKTVIITGAAGGIGTATAALLDSHGANLVLADIDFPGLEKVAAGFSRKLLVECDITKREDVVELVARAEKRFNKIDVLVNNAGIIIPEEFVDSSYENIEKQVAINLMGAIYATREVVPKLVKGGGGNIVTISSMAGIVPETFSSIYCATKFALRGLNLTLALELEEHNIAVSTIFPDSTDTPMLRYEAAHGGSPLTFLSTPQKPEDIARAVLRAITARKLEQYVPYSSGIMSKILMNAPKTVIKLWPILEKSAEKNKVAYQKKHNIVEGDK